TGCATCCTTTTGCCCGGGAATGATGCGCCTGAACAAGTTGTTTTTAATGGATTGCAACAAATAAAATTTGGGGATGTGTGGACTCGGATCGGGCGAGATATTTCCGAAGTTTCTGATGCATTCGGAAGCGCAATGACTTTAAATGACCATCACGACTGGGTAACTAGTGCTGCTAATAGGCTATTGTGCGGAGGTAGCATTCTTTGGCAATCTATGTGCGCCGAATGGGCCAAGAAAGTTTTAACTTCGGCTGAAGCTGTTAAACTTATTAAACCTATTGAAGATGTGCTTCCCTAATCTTTTTTGCAACTTTTTTGCCATCGTATTGAAGCTGCTTTTTTGGCAATTGCGGATCTTATTTCAGGTTGGAGTTTGTTTGACCTAGCTCTTCCCCCTTTAAGACCCCCCTTGCGCGTGTAATCCTTTTCAGGGGCGCGTTTGGTATCCTCAATCTCTCCAGTAGCGATATGTGCAATCTGGATGGCGTTACCGATAACATCAGCTTTTCGTTTCTGTCCTTGTGGCCCTTTTGGCATGACCCCATTATAAAGCCTGAATGCAGGAAAGAAACCCCGGATAGGTTATCCACAATTCAAACTGAGACACTACCGCAAA
This genomic interval from Nitrospinota bacterium contains the following:
- a CDS encoding RNA-binding protein, which encodes MPKGPQGQKRKADVIGNAIQIAHIATGEIEDTKRAPEKDYTRKGGLKGGRARSNKLQPEIRSAIAKKAASIRWQKSCKKD